A section of the Oreochromis niloticus isolate F11D_XX linkage group LG9, O_niloticus_UMD_NMBU, whole genome shotgun sequence genome encodes:
- the LOC112847891 gene encoding putative nuclease HARBI1 gives MACPCLEEPVDVEAQILRRALHRERVIRARLDILSFPDDFLCERYRFSAQSIIYLNNILRPYIAHVTHRGHSLSSVHNICIALRFFANGSFLYNIGDAEHVSKATVCRAVRNVTVALKRLLYSFVVFPGHRPTRFIKEGFHKIAGFPGVIGCVDGTHIPIIAPSVNEGDYVNRKSFHSINVQLISRRRRV, from the exons ATGGCGTGCCCCTGCCTTGAAGAGCCAGTAGATGTTGAAGCCCAAATTCTCCGCAGAGCTCTCCACCGGGAGAGAGTGATTAGAGCGCgtttggacattttatcatttcctgatgattttctgtgtgaacgttaccgtttttcagcacaatctataatttatttgaataacatccTCAGGCCTTATATTGCTCATGTGACACATCGCGGACATTCTCTCAGTTCTGTACATAATATTTGTATTGCACTTCGTTTTTTTGCAAACGGGAGCTTTCTGTATAATATTGGTGACGCTGAGCACGTTTCCAAGGCTACCGTCTGTCGGGCAGTCAGGAATGTTACAGTTGCACTGAAACGTCTCCTGTACTCGTTTGTGGTGTTCCCCGGTCATAGACCCACAAGATTTATCAAAGAGGGATTCCACAAAATTGCAG ggttCCCAGGCGTGATTGGCTGTGTAGATGGCACTCACATTCCAATCATTGCTCCTTCAGTAAATGAAGGAGACTATGTGAACAGGAAGTCTTTCCACAGCATTAATGTACAG ctgatcagcaggaggagaagagtctga